Proteins encoded by one window of Elaeis guineensis isolate ETL-2024a chromosome 12, EG11, whole genome shotgun sequence:
- the LOC105054584 gene encoding small ribosomal subunit protein eS4x isoform X1 — MARGLKKHLKRLNAPKHWMLDKLGGAFAPKPSSGPHKARECLPLILILRNRLKYALTYREVIAILMQRHVLVDGKVRTDKTYPAGFMDVVSIPKTNENFRLLYDTKGRFRLHSIRDEEAKFKLCKVRSVQFGHKGIPYLNTYDGRTIRYPDPLIKANDTIKLDLETYKIVDFIKFDVGNVVMVTGGRNRGRVGVIKNREKHKGSFETIHLQDATGHEFATRLGNVFTIGKGTKPWVSLPKGKGIKLSIIEEARKRLAASGAAATV, encoded by the exons GCTAGGGGATTGAAGAAGCATCTGAAGAGGCTCAATGCCCCAAAGCATTGGATGCTAGACAAGCTTGGTGGTGCCTTT GCCCCAAAACCATCTTCTGGCCCACACAAGGCTCGTGAGTGTTTACCATTAATCCTTATCCTAAGAAATCGGTTGAAATATGCTCTTACTTACCGTGAAGTCATTGCAATTCTGATGCAACGGCACGTACTGGTTGATGGAAAGGTCAGGACAGACAAGACTTATCCAGCTGGTTTCATGG ATGTTGTATCGATCCCAAAGACAAATGAGAATTTTCGGCTCCTGTATGACACCAAGGGGCGCTTCCGTCTCCACTCAATCAGAGATGAGGAGGCTAAG TTCAAGCTGTGCAAGGTCCGATCTGTTCAGTTTGGACACAAGGGCATTCCTTATCTCAATACTTATGATGGTCGGACAATTCGGTATCCGGATCCTCTAATCAAAGCAAATGACACCATTAAGCTTGATCTGGAGACTTACAAGATCGTagatttcatcaagtttgatgtcgGCAATGTAGTCATGGTTACTGGTGGAAGGAACAGGGGACGTGTTGGCGTTATCAAGAACAGGGAGAAGCATAAGGGCAGTTTTGAGACTATCCACCTCCAAGATGCAACTGGTCATGAGTTTGCAACTCGCCTTGGCAATGTCTTCACCATTGGCAAGGGAACGAAGCCATGGGTTTCTCTTCCTAAAGGAAAGGGTATCAAGCTCAGCATCATTGAGGAGGCTAGGAAGCGGCTTGCTGCCTCTGGTGCCGCTGCCACTGTCTGA
- the LOC105054585 gene encoding UDP-galactose/UDP-glucose transporter 4 — protein MKGEEQGRALFGISLTERPKWQQFLICSSGFFFGYLVNGICEEYVYNRLQFSYGWYFTFVQGFVYLALIRLQGFTMKQMVNPWKTYVKLSAVLMGSHGLTKGSLAFLNYPAQLMFKSTKVLPVMIMGAFIPGLRRKYPVHEYISAVLLVVGLILFTLADAQTSPNFSVIGVVMVSGALVMDSFLGNLQEAIFTMNPETTQMEMLFCSTVVGLPFLIPPMVLTGELFKAWNSCHQHLYVYAVLVFEAMATFVGQISVLSLIAIFGAATTAMVTTARKAVTLLLSYLIFTKPLTEQHGTGLILISMGIILKLLPENKDPIPRKFKQQQQQQQGSREQEEEKRPLV, from the exons ATGAAGGGAGAGGAGCAGGGGAGGGCTCTGTTTGGGATATCACTGACAGAAAGGCCAAAGTGGCAGCAGTTCCTTATATGCTCCTCTGGGTTCTTCTTTGGCTACTTGGTCAACGGCATTTGTGAG GAATATGTCTACAATCGTTTGCAATTCAG CTATGGTTGGTACTTCACATTTGTGCAGGGGTTTGTCTATTTGGCACTCATACGCCTGCAGGGCTTTACCATGAAGCAGATGGTGAACCCATGGAAGACCTATGTCAAGCTTTCGGCGGTTCTCATGGGTTCGCATGGCCTGACAAAGGGGTCCCTTGCCTTCTTGAACTACCCGGCTCAGCTTATGTTCAAATCTACTAAG GTACTACCGGTGATGATAATGGGGGCCTTCATTCCTGGTCTTCGGCGTAAATATCCAGTGCATGAATATATTTCTGCAGTGCTTCTTGTTGTGGGGCTAATCCTCTTCACCTTGGCTGATGCCCAGACATCACCCAACTTTAGTGTTATTGGTGTGGTGATGGTATCTGGTGCTCTTGTCATGGACTCATTTCTTGGTAATCTCCAGGAGGCCATCTTTACCATGAATCCTGAAACCACTCAG ATGGAAATGCTCTTCTGCTCTACAGTTGTTGGCCTACCTTTCTTGATCCCACCCATGGTTTTAACTGGGGAGCTATTCAAAGCCTGGAATTCTTGCCACCAG CATCTATATGTCTATGCGGTGCTGGTGTTCGAAGCGATGGCCACCTTTGTCGGTCAGATCTCTGTGCTCTCTCTTATTGCGATTTTTGGGGCAGCAACTACTGCAATG GTAACTACAGCGAGGAAGGCAGTCACACTACTGCTATCTTATCTAATTTTCACAAAGCCATTGACGGAGCAGCATGGCACTGGGCTTATACTGATCTCCATGGGAATCATCTTGAAACTTCTTCCAGAAAACAAAGATCCTATTCCTCGTAAATtcaaacagcagcagcagcagcagcaaggaTCTcgagagcaagaagaagaaaagaggccCTTGGTTTGA